The Arachis duranensis cultivar V14167 chromosome 2, aradu.V14167.gnm2.J7QH, whole genome shotgun sequence genome has a window encoding:
- the LOC107476236 gene encoding probable glycosyltransferase At5g03795, with protein MANSSSSSSSTSMKLLLFMVPLVIVMVLALFFHGPSVSTTLVLNGKHKFSSSSNNNNNSSSSLFSNNNGGSDDVMLTKEEKNKTMAISDEYSPPTLHESLNKNEVDLNMSSKPWQVNESYYVPLPPLNESHVVPPKKEFSMLDRIEAGLIQARAAIKEARNWNQTQDPDYVPLGPMYWNAKAFHRSYLEMEKQFKVFIYEEGEPPVFHNGPCLSIYSSEGHFINAMEINDQFRTRDPQKAHVFFLPFSITMMVKFVYKSDFDFGPIKRTTIDYINLIASRYPFWNRSLGADHFMLSCHDWGPVISFAIPNLHKNSIRVLCNANTSERFNPTKDVSFPEINLLKGSIDAFIGGPSPSQRPILAFYAGRNHGPVRPILLDHWFNKDKDIKLYKTLPKGVSYYSMLRKSKFCLCPSGYEVASPRVVEAIYTGCVPVLISDHYVPPFSEVLNWKSFSIEVSLKDIPNLKEILLSVSPRKYIKMQRRVGQIRRHFEVHYPPRRYDVFHMILHSVWLRRLNIKIHDH; from the exons ATggcaaattcttcttcttcatcatcatcaacatccaTGAAGTTATTGTTGTTCATGGTTCCTCTTGTAATTGTTATGGTTCTTGCTTTATTTTTCCATGGTCCAAGTGTTTCCACCACCTTGGTCTTAAATGGAAAACAcaaattttcttcctcttctaataataataataattcatcttcttcattattttcaaacaataatggtggaagtgATGATGTCATGCTTACTAAGGAGGAGAAGAACAAAACTATGGCTATCTCTGATGAATATTCTCCCCCAACACTTCATGAATCT TTAAACAAAAATGAAGTTGATCTCAACATGTCATCAAAACCTTGGCAAGTGAATGAATCTTATTATGTTCCTCTTCCTCCTTTGAATGAATCACATGTTGTTCCTCCCAAAAAAGAGTTTAGCATGTTAGATAGAATAGAAGCTGGTCTGATTCAAGCCAGAGCTGCCATTAAAGAAGCTAGAAATTGGaatcaaactcaagatccagatTATGTTCCATTAGGTCCAATGTATTGGAATGCTAAGGCATTTCACAG GAGCTACTTAGAAATGGAGAAACAATTCAAAGTGTTCATCTATGAAGAAGGGGAACCACCTGTTTTTCATAATGGACCATGCCTAAGCATATATTCATCAGAAGGGCATTTCATCAATGCAATGGAGATTAATGACCAATTTAGAACAAGGGATCCTCAAAAAGCACATGTTTTTTTCCTTCCTTTCAGTATAACAATGATGGTCAAATTTGTGTATAAATCTGACTTTGACTTTGGTCCCATAAAGAGAACAACCATTGATTATATCAATCTCATTGCTTCAAGATATCCCTTTTGGAACAGAAGCCTTGGTGCTGATCACTTCATGCTTTCTTGCCATGATTGG GGTCCTGTGATATCATTTGCCATTCCAAACCTACACAAGAATTCCATCCGTGTGCTATGCAATGCCAACACCTCAGAGAGATTCAATCCCACAAAGGATGTTTCTTTTCCAGAAATCAATCTCCTAAAAGGCTCAATAGATGCTTTTATTGGTGGGCCATCACCATCACAAAGGCCCATTTTGGCCTTCTATGCAGGCAGGAATCATGGGCCCGTTAGGCCCATTCTCCTTGATCATTGGTTCAACAAGGATAAAGATATTAAACTCTACAAGACCCTTCCAAAGGGTGTTTCATATTATAGTATGCTTAGAAAAAGTAAGTTTTGTCTTTGCCCTAGTGGGTATGAGGTTGCAAGCCCAAGGGTAGTTGAGGCAATTTACACCGGTTGTGTTCCTGTGTTAATTTCTGACCATTATGTCCCTCCATTTAGTGAAGTATTGAATTGGAAGAGTTTCTCAATTGAGGTTTCTTTGAAGGATATTCCAAATTTGAAGGAAATTCTTTTGAGTGTTTCTCCAAGGAAGTATATAAAGATGCAAAGAAGAGTGGGACAAATTAGGAGACATTTTGAGGTACATTATCCACCTAGGAGATATGATGTCTTTCATATGATTCTTCATTCTGTTTGGCTTAGAAGATTGAACATTAAAATTCATGATCATTAA